The genomic interval gacagaaaagcaaaggaggcaAAAGAGCTCACCCTGAAAGTATCTGGTAAAAGAACATGTAAGTACTTTTGTGGCAAGAGAATTTAGGTGAAAGCCAAGTTGGCAGAATAGAAGAATTACAATGTGGTTTCGGTGGACTGAGCAAAGGAGACAGTAATGGGAGATGATATCCAAGAGCTAGATCATATAGTGAAAATTAGGAGTCCAGTTTTAGACATGATGAGTTTTGTGTGCCTATTAAACATTCAAGGCAGAGTTCAAGTAGTCAGTCAGCTGGATATGTGGAGTTCAGGAAAGGGTCTGGGCAAAGTGATATAAATATGAAGATGTATTTAAGACAGAGTGGTTGGTTTCAGACCATTTTTCCAGTTGGGTGAGATGGGTTTGTGTCCTGATTCTGTGACTAATTCTGATAGATCATACCTTGGGTATGAGGtatgttaaaaaggaaaaattccttGATATTATCCAACAGAACTGACACAGACTACTTCAGAATTTCTGCTACATTTTGACCTTTCAAATATTCTGTGTCCACATAAATTCTTAACTCCACTCCACCAACCACAATAGAAAGAGGATCACTCCTTCAAATTGAGCCCAATCCTTCCCTGGATCCCaccttttcctgtttctttaaacACTTGGTCCATGATTTAGTTTGTCATAACCCTGTAATTTTAGACTTCTCTATTAACTGGTCAGTTCCTCTACCATATGAACAAGCCAAAATCCTTACAAcgtaaaatactgtattttaccATCTAGTTCATGACTTACACCTCCTTTCCACCTGGTTCAAAAATCTTAGAAATCCCGCCTACACTTGGCTTCTTTTAACCTACTTCATGTATTAATAGACATCTGTTGCAACTATTCTCCCAAAGTCTCTTTGTTGCTAAAAGTGATAGACAACTTTTAAGATTCTTCTCTTACTTGATGTCTTCTTCACACATTTGACCACAAAGACCGCCTTCTCCTTGCAGACCTTGTCTCATCTGGGGTTTCTGTGTTGTATCGTCTCTCTTTGGTCACTCAATACTGCCTTCTCTGGATTCTCCTTTAAGCCTGTCCTTTAATACTGGAGCTTTTCAAGGTTCTGGTTAGTTTTCTTCTTCTGCGCACTCTCTTTGAGTGGTCCCACCCCTTCTGATGGCTTCAGTTCCTCCAGAAGTGCTGATAACACGCAGATTCCTATCTCCAAAGCATTTTCTTTAGGTTTTGATCCATCAGTCCAATAGATACTAGGAGTCCCACAAGCTCCCTGAATCCAAGGCTAGACTTATCATGTTTCCCTCTCAGCTCTTTTCCCAAACTTACCTCTCCcatttccctctcttttcttcttttaatcctCGTGCCTCCTctgcctctccttctctctcctatGTGAGCCACCTGCGGCTCACTGGAACACATGACTTTGACTCTCCATGGGGCACAGTTTATTTCCAAATAACAGCTCTTTTCTTGATACTACAGACTTAAGATACCTAACAACCGTGTTTCTAAAGTTCTAGTGTATTCAAGTGCTTCTGCTGAAGCCCATTTTTGGGGAAGCTTCAAAGGAAGGGCAGACATCCCCATTTGATATGAAACAGAGCACATGCTGTATCcacagatatttaattctttccttggccactttaaaatattttataagttgcATGAACTACACATGTTCACGAAGTAAAACAAATAGGTTTAGATGCTCCTTTTGCAAGTTCtacattttgaaaagcagagttTGTTATTTGGGATCTCAAGATAAATTAGGATTAAATAATACAATATTGACATGCTGTTTCATATCAAgtggaaattcttttaaaaatttggctTTGCAATCGTCCTGATATGCACTTACTTTGCTACTGGTATCTGGTACTCCTAATTCGAATAACGGCAAAATTTGAATCTGGAGATTTCACTTTATGGATCATGACTCTGTTATTTCTCTACACCAGGAGAAGGATGCAGGACTTCCTTTTGGGAAACCGCAGCTCCCTTACTGAATTTATTCTTCTAGGATTCTCTGGCAACACAAAGATAAATGTTATTCTAttcagcattttctttttcctctaccTTGTCACCCTTCTGGGCAATGGGCTCATTATCACCTTGATATGCAAGGATTCCCGCCTCTACACgcccatgtatttttttcttagtgtCCTATCCATTCTGGATATGGGGTATGTCACCACCACAGTGCCTCAGATGCTGGTGCATCTGGTTTCCAAGAAAAAGACCATTTCTTACGTTGGATGTGTGGCCCAGATGTACATCTTTCTGATGCTAGGTATCACTGAGTCTTGGCTTTTTGCAATCATGGCTTACGACAGGTATGTAGCTATTTGCCACCCCCTGAGGTATAATGTCATCATGAGCCCTTTGCTGTGTGGGTTAATGGTGGCCTTCTGCGGATTCTGGGGTACTAGTTGTGCTCTGATATATACCATCTCTGCTATGATTCTTCCCTATTGTGGACCCAATGAGATAAATCATTTCTTCTGTGAAGTACCTGCAGTCTTGAAGTTAGCCTGTGCAGACACGTCTCTCAATGACCAGGTGGACTTCGTCTTGGGCTTCATCCTTCTGTTGGTCCCACTCTCCCTCATCATCATTGTGTACGTCAATATATTTGCTGCCATCTTGAGAATTCGCTCATCCCAAGGGCGGCTCAAGGCCTTTTCCACCTGTGCCTCCCACATCACTGTGGTCACCATGTTCTCTATTCCATGCATGGTCATGTACATGAGACCTGGATCAGAGGCCTCCCCAGAAGAGGATAAGAAGCTGGCACTGTTCTACAATGTCATCTCTGCCTTCCTCAACCCCAtcatctacagcctgaggaacaaAGATGTAAAGAGGGCTTTCCTCAAAGTGACAGGCTGGGGCAATGCACCAGAATGAAGTCACAGAAGCTGGGGCACCCGCAACAAACCCAGGACACAGCCTACATGACCTCTCCATCCAAATTCTTTCGACTGTCCCTGGGCACACCTGATATATCAGTTGGCTACATTCAGTGGGGATGCATATCAGAGCACCTGAAGAGCTAAGGCAGTGGGAGTCCCTCAAGCACAAAGATACCAGAGAGTGGACCCCATGTAGGCAAGTCCCATGTTTGATTCATCTCCATATCACCAGTTTATAAGATTTAGTGAAGAACTGGcatcaatgtttatttttaataaaatattgttttattaaaataataaaaatattattatttttattactaaatgAACACAAGACTGGGTGCTCGAGCTCTAGACTCctgaaataaattcaaatttatgGGGATGAGATGACTTCCAGATTCCCAGATCAGTGACCCAACTATAGCTTAATCAGGGGTTTGACAAGTTCTGAAGTAAGACTAATTTACAAGAAATAGATGGTTGTCCTATAAAATAGAGTTCAGGGATGtaataaaggtcagttttcatttagtACTATTAAGAGATAATGAATTTAGGACACAGAAACTCTCATGCCACTAACGAAAGGAACTCTGTTTTAGTGAGGTGATATTTGTAGAGGGGACTAGAATCTCCTAGTAATTGGGTGAAAATCTCCTCCCACCCAGACacttttataatgtattttcaaCTTTATTGAAGTGCACTGACATATAATGAGTGGTagatattaaaagtaaatattctgATGAGTTCTGAAACATGAATATAGCTGTGAAACCATTGCCATAATCAAAATCGTCATAACCACCATTCCCCCAAGTTTTATTGTGATCTTTGCAATTCCtctgtattagttatctatctaTTGTTGTGTAACAAATCACCTCCCCCCAGTTTTGTGTCTTAAAAcaacaagcatttttaaattttttttacacTTTCTGTGGGTCAAGAATTTGAATGAAAGTTTTCTGGGTCCTCTGGATTAGGTGCTTTCAGGAGACTGCAATAAAGGTATCAGCTGGAAGAGTTGATCTTCTAAAGTTCAACTGGGGAAGAATCTACTTCTAAGCACACATGGCTCTTTGCAGGGTTAAGTCCTACCAGGCTACTGGATTGGGGGTCTTGTTTTCTTCCTGACTGTTGTTTGGTTCATTCATCACTTCCTTTAGTGTGGACTTCTCCCTATAGCAGCTCTGCATGTGGCAGCTGGCTTTATCTGAGCGAgcaagagagagagcaagagagagccTGTGAGAAATGTGGAAGCCAGGGTCTTTTGTAGCCTAATCTTGAATGTGACTTCTAATCACTTTTGGGATATTCATGAATAGCAAACTAATGGATTTagcccagattcaaggggagggGATTACCTTAGACATGAATACCAGAATACAGGGGTCATTGGTTCATGTAAACTTCTCCTGTGTGATTCAGACTCTTGCTGCTACT from Dama dama isolate Ldn47 chromosome 20, ASM3311817v1, whole genome shotgun sequence carries:
- the LOC133040344 gene encoding olfactory receptor 2A12-like encodes the protein MQDFLLGNRSSLTEFILLGFSGNTKINVILFSIFFFLYLVTLLGNGLIITLICKDSRLYTPMYFFLSVLSILDMGYVTTTVPQMLVHLVSKKKTISYVGCVAQMYIFLMLGITESWLFAIMAYDRYVAICHPLRYNVIMSPLLCGLMVAFCGFWGTSCALIYTISAMILPYCGPNEINHFFCEVPAVLKLACADTSLNDQVDFVLGFILLLVPLSLIIIVYVNIFAAILRIRSSQGRLKAFSTCASHITVVTMFSIPCMVMYMRPGSEASPEEDKKLALFYNVISAFLNPIIYSLRNKDVKRAFLKVTGWGNAPE